AAAGCAATGGAAGTTTTTACGATGAACTTTATGGCAGGAGTGCGGAACCTACTTCTCACAGCCTGCACAACACGGGACTGACTGACTGCCTTGAACTTTTTCTTATAGTCAATCCTCGGGTTCTTCCTAGCATAAAGCTGCTGGTAGATTATTGTGGTATGCGCTGATTCAATTGCTTCTACACTTGGTTCGTGACCTTGATATTGTTGGACAAGGAAGTTCCTTGCACTCTGAATTtcagcatcagaagcctcccTGCTTATCCCAAGCCGTTTGTATGGGTCCGTCACATTAATCCTAGGAAAGATAGCTTTACTTGCAAAAAGATCGTTAAGAAGAGAAAATTCAGAGAGCTAAATGTGCCAGTTTAACAACAGTATCTAACATAAAAAATCAGCCAAATAATCATATATCAAGATAAAATCCATCATAACAGAAGTAAAGGAGTTCCTCAGTCATAAGACACCAAGAGTACCACGATTAACATAGGACGGGATAATTAAATAGTTTAAACTCACGAAAACTTAAGCTTTGGAATGTGCATCAACAGAAGGGCCAAACAGAATCATTCAGCACAACACAACAGTATATCAAGTTATCAACAAGAGAGCAAAATCACCCTAAATACAATAAGGCAAAAATTACCAGCAGGTTTTTTATCTGGCATATCACCAAAGGAAGCATCCATGGCACACTTGATCACATGAGCTCTCCTCACGTTCAACCTTTGAGTAACGCCAGCCCAATAACTCCTGCTTCCAATCCCAAACACAAAACACACAGAAATAAACCAAACAAGCAAAATGCAACAAACAAAGACCAATTTCGACAGAACAATAGCAGGAAAGAGCTCTACATTTCGACACGAAGGGGCACATTGTTCCCTGCGGGCTTCCAAGCACCAGGAGAGAGGATGGAAACTCTCCGGCACTGAGAAGCAGGAATGCCGAAGGGAACTTGAAAGTAGCATCTGGAGGGACTAACAGTTAGTCCCGCTACAGAACTCATCTCTGTGGAACAAAGTTAAACGAGCCAAAGTAAGGAAATTGCAAAATCAGTACGTCAGTATCATGAGAAAGTGAATTATGGGTGTTGGGGCAGTTGGCGGAGTTGATTCTattgttatttgttttttaaatCAATCTGGAGTTCACAGACTGGATAATAATCAAAAGCGAAAGAAATCATAGGGTcgaacagagagagagagagaagagaagagggtACCTGAAGAGAGATGGTGAAGAGAGAGCGCTAATGGGTTTTGGGGGCAGGCGTCGTCGTCTCCAATGGATATGAGAGAGACGCATAGAAAAGAGGAAGACCAACACTAGAACACTCTACTCTCTAGTGTAAACCCTCCTTTTGCTGCCAAAACCAAAGACGGTAACAACTCTACTTGATGTTTAGATTAATACCTTGAAGTTATTCATAAATATCAACTCCGTTGTAGTCTAGTTGGTCAGGATATTCGGCTCTCACCCGAAAGACCCGGGTTCAAGTCCCGGCAACggaatattttttcttttggtaaatttttttttcttttagacTTTGTATAAAGTACTGTATCATCAAAGACTTAAAAGGCAGGCACAGATCTAGGGATGGGCTATGGTTTGCTTAGTCCacctcatttttttttgagtgAAAAAATTAAGTATATATCAATTATTGATGTCCAAGAAAAATTGAGTTCATTTGTTCTGTTATTTCTGGGTTTATTTACTCTCTTTTTTCTGAGTGTATTTACTCTATTTTTTTAAGTTTCCATGTCAACACAAAGTACATATGATAATTCTTTTAACTTGAATTTAAGTCTTCTATCTTGTTCTAACAGGCGCAAGTtatcatttccatgttgaaatTATCATTGTTCTGCTATGAAGTCCTTAAAGAAAATTTTTTTGCTTCGCCCTAACTTAGCACACTATTATTAAATCTTGGATCCCTCCCGGTTACAAAGTGCTCTAAATACTGATTTTATCAGTTAAACAAACATTACATTACAAATATCTCGGCATGCCTTATCTATGATTTTGCATCACTGCCTTACCAATGGAAAGAATTATAACTATTGCTCCAGTTCATCACATTAATCTTTTCGTCTTCAAGCTGAATCTACTGAAGTCATCAATTGGGACAGATTGCCATGCCAAACGATGAACAGGTGCAAATACAGGAGCTGGAGTTGCGGACAATGTGACACTGTATAAGTTGCTGCAACTTAGTTGCAAGAAGTAACTAAGCGATTGGCTGTATACCATCAACACAATGCATTATAGTAAACAAACTTCCATTAACATTTACAGAAACTACAAGGTCGGTAGTACGGATTAAACTGTACAAGTAACTACATAACTGTACATTTATTGACACTCCCTAGCATGTCTAGAAAGAGTGGCTGATGATTTCAGAAACTATGTAAATTCCAAGCCACTTCCATCCACCATCATCATCCCAACTGccacaagcaaaaatcataaCAAATCAATACACTTCTGAAGTAAGCTTCATAGATGATGCATCATATGGAATATAGAACATTGTAGAAGGAACGGATGATATTGCTTAGAAGAATGTGCAACATACCACACAATGTATCACCATCATGACTGAAAGAGCGTCACTGTTGCAATATAACCGTTCTTCATCACCTGCAAATATTAAGCATAATATTTCATTAACAATCTAATAAACAGCCGTACTGCCTAGTAAAATCAGCTAACAAGTCAATATACTACAAAGACTCGAAAGTTAACATAGAAAGTGATTGACGTGCTAACTTTGTTTTCTACGCTGGGGAATGGGTATTGACAACATAAACCAGATGAATTGAGTGCTCAACTCACCTCAAATGCAATGTTTTGATAACCATATACAAAAGTGGATCCAAACGGATTGCTTGTAGAACCTTGTGTCTGGATGGCAGCTCGCCCACAGTCCCCAAGAATTTCCTGCAAAGAATAATTTAGTTACTAATGTAGTCTCATTCATTTAAAATATCAAGGACAGATCCAAACATGGATATGAACAGGACTATGAGGAGGCAGTTTAATTTCAGGAAACAACAGAACAATACGCAAATGTAACTGCTTGAGATATGATAAGAACCTAGATCTCTCACCCTTCTTCATTGGGGCCAAGAAACAGATGAAGCGATCAGCAATggattctttttttctttttctttttttcaggGGATGGGGGACGGGGTTTAACCCCATGCACTTCACTATACCATTTCAAAACAGGGTGATGTAACATCATGCACTATGGTATAAAGATATCCAAATCAATTCACTCAATGATTCTAAGTTTTCTAACATTTCTTAGATACAAACAATTCTAGATAAAGTCACCTATAGTGAATGACAATTTTACCTTCACATGTTCCCACTTTGTGCTTGGTGTAATCCTATGTTTGCAGTTATTTACCTCCTGAAAAGACCCCCCAACtgcaaaatgaaaatattggTTATCACTATGAGTCGATAGGTCCAACAAGATTCTTCAAGAATATAGATTATGATAGAACTTACACTCTGAAGCAAAGATGACAAAGTTGCACTTTATATACGAATTGAAATCAGCATGACCAGGATAGTTTGTATGCAGAACAAACTTCTTGACTTTGTGAGTCtgaatacaaaaaaaatgaagatctGAGAACTTTTGAGAATAACCCATGCAAACGTATAACGCCACCTGAAGGAAAGTCAGTTACCTGTCCATCAAACAAAATGTCCAAACCACGCATAAAGTAATTGTAGAAGTAATCACCACACAGTGTTGTCCGTGGGCGAGGATCTGAGCCAGAATGAATAACCATTTGGTCTACCTATACACCCAACAGAATCACCaataagaaaaatgaaaaaatctaAACTTAGCATGCTTAGACACCACATCAGCAATACCTGCTTTTGATGTATGCCACAAGGACGACCCAATTCAGTCCAAACATCCTGTAGAAAAGAGGTTACCATGAGGAAATGCatataaataacaaaaaaacagCAACAAAAGATTCCAAGCAATAAGTTTATACAAAAGCTTAACTAATGCTTGCCTGAGGTGATGCACCAAAAGGAATGTTTTGGCCCCTAACAGAGAAGTGCAGTTCCTCTGCTAGCTGAATATAAACAATGgaattaaattaaaatctctATGATTCTGAGCCATTGTGCTATTGTCAT
This genomic interval from Argentina anserina chromosome 1, drPotAnse1.1, whole genome shotgun sequence contains the following:
- the LOC126793139 gene encoding protein CHAPERONE-LIKE PROTEIN OF POR1, chloroplastic produces the protein MSSVAGLTVSPSRCYFQVPFGIPASQCRRVSILSPGAWKPAGNNVPLRVEMSYWAGVTQRLNVRRAHVIKCAMDASFGDMPDKKPAAIFPRINVTDPYKRLGISREASDAEIQSARNFLVQQYQGHEPSVEAIESAHTTIIYQQLYARKNPRIDYKKKFKAVSQSRVVQAVRSRFRTPAIKFIVKTSIAFLVLAALTFLFPTEEGPTLQVAISLLATIYFIHERLQSKWRAFLYSVGAFVFSWLLGTFLMVAVIPPIPFIKGLRSFEVITSLITYVLLWVASTYLK